A segment of the Mercurialis annua linkage group LG4, ddMerAnnu1.2, whole genome shotgun sequence genome:
tttccttttttatttactGTTTTTATATAACAGTAATTCTCcatcattaaacatgtataaagattatcatttcatgttatataaaatatttttatgattttatggattaaaattcggttatttttgtatttttttctgtGTTTGGTTGTAGTTTTACGTTTTTTGTATTCTGCAGTACGATTTTTTAATGATGGtgtgattgctgaattatttaatgttacgatattgttgattttatgttgataatatgttgatattgtgttgataatcaattgacttttttcttgattttaataTTGACGAATAAGATAATGTCATccgtgaaataaaaaaaataaataaaaatgaaattgaaaaatataaatagttatcataatattacattgttgattttatcattgatgaaaaatataaataatgatgttgaattattataatattatagtgTTGATTTTTATGTTGGTATTATGtcgattttgtgttgatatctggttgattttaacattggcgaaaaaagaagaagatactgtacatgaaataaactaaaaaaatgaaaattaaattgaacaGAAAGAATGATACCTTAATTATTGATCGATtgctaaattattgtaatgttgacattttttgttaatagtaaaatcaactaaatatcaacataatatcaacacaatatcaacacaagatcaacattgtaacgtTATACTAATTCAACATCATTCTTGTCTTTTacaccaatgttaaaatcaacgaAATATCAatcgaaaatcaacacaatatcaacactgtaacattacaataattcaacatctttatttgtattattttcCAATGCTAACTGAAAGACCCTTTGGGTTATAAGGCAAACCGGTTTTTGATTtgtgaatcggaaatttaaattctttaaagcggaaaagagaatttaaagacacaagagatttagagtggttcggatcaactcacgatcctactccactactcaatctaagattgagattttagaatccactaaatgggattgtgctttatagataagcaccaactttacaaagagatttcttagagataatctcaaactcacaattgatttttcaaggataatcaagaacctacaagggttgagtttttccaaagctaaactctaactcacaatgattaggagtttccaagattactccaaaactacaacaaaactaagtgatttaaaaatgtatgtttgttgtttcaaggtgtgtaaatcactaaccttgaaacattgcaaatgggtttatatttatacccaaatcaatccccaaacaaagcactaacaaacaaaacaaaaaaatgatctCTGCACACATATCGCCCCCGTGATGCAtggatcacgggcgagatatttgaatgagacaaaaaccttcaacggctagagccacgtgtcaatgcttcattgggtcttcaaaaatgtatccgttggatcttcaacggtctcatttatcgcgcccgagatgtgttcgtcgcgcccgtgattcgttccaacggtcgactagggttttgtcagctcgaatatcgcccccgtgatatttgcgtcgcccccgtgatatatatcgcccccgagatggaaatccatcacgggcgagatatgctactggacagctttctactcaaaaacacgatttttgctagagagctccgaattgacttccgattgttcctatgagttcctatacactaataaacatgattagatcactcatagttgattgtcaaagtcaaaacaaaaggAGTTTGAAAAGACAAAGGTCCAACACTAACATATCATTATGTATTctcagttaaatttttattttttttagtttattttacggaCATcgttatcttatttgtcaatgttaaaatcaataaaatatcaacatagaatcaacataaaatcaacaacactgaaacattacaataaatcaatcaaccatcatcaacaaatcgtgctgcagaataaagaaacacaaaaatacaaacaatACAGTAATactgcagaaataacagattttcatccataaaatcataaaattatttatatttaatactgCATTCCTTAAAGATAATATTTACATATgttaaatagtaaaaaattaatattacttaaatacagttaacaataaaatttcttgatctgaaaataaagaagaagaagaagaagaagaagaagaacaatgaaTCTTTTTGTCTCGAAATCCGATCATATGCTTTTaagaaactttttaaaatcattaaatatcTTTTATTCCTTCCGACAATAAACTCTGATTCAGatctaaaaaaaaagaacacGAAAACAGAAGAACGACGACGGCGGCGCAACAAGGATGAAGGCGGCAGCGGAGCGGCACTGTGACGTAATGAAGGGCGGCGACCATGAAAAGAATAGAGAGCAGAGGATGGTAGAATATGGAGAAAATAACTTAATTTGAAAGCAGAAAGggaaaatcgtataaaagatataattttaagatgttaggttataattataaaataagatggtgggaaaagtaaaaaaataaaatgggctgtataaaagtaaagacTCTGCCAAATGTCGTATTTAGCATAAAAAGCCCTTTAATTAAAGCTAGGCCTAGTAATGATGTGTGCTCAATCGGTACATCTACGTAGGAGAACCTAAACCTCACTTGTAAATTGTAATGTTGATGTGGTGATTGCAAAGGCAACCGTAATCAGAATGGTCGTTATTCAACTGCTGGGCATATTGACATGTTAGGTCAGATGAAGTCGGAAGTGATAcctgctaaaaaaatgaaaagggagTGATGGAGGCCGTAGACTTTGAGTTGGCTAAAATCCAAGGGGCGTACTCATGTTCGAATGGAGACTGACTGTCACGAAATGATCCTTGCATTGAAACAGCCAAGTAGGGGTCGGTCCTACTTTTCTGGTGTTATTGTTGGTTGCGACATCTTGTTAAGCATAATGGATTTTATATCCTTTGCTTTTGTAAAACGCTAAGCAAATTCGATTACCCGTTATTTGGCAATTGTAAAAGCTGTAAATTCTATGTATATGTTTATAGTCTGGTAGCCCACCTcagtttatatatattattatagaGGCAGATTATAAATAAAGCTGATCTGTTTTACCTTCAAAAAAGGTAACTATTGAAACCTAAATTATATACTAACTTGCTTATCCTCCATAACCAAATAAATTACAGATGTTAATgctgaataataaaaaaaatagtatatgaTGATAATAAATGTTAACGCAGCTTTCGTTGTAACATCAAGAACCTGCAAGTGCTATCACTTCAATGGAACCCTAATTCGGTCTTTCAGCAAACAAATGCATCATGCACCATATCTGTGCCCAAATCATGAATGCCAAGATAACTACTAATATTCATTTCAGTTCATATCATCATGTAGCAGTTTCACACCTCAGGGCCTCAGGATTTAGTTATTTACCCTATGAGCCGTATGTGAGCCTAAGCCGTTCTTTCAGGTAGTCGCCGCTGCGGATAGGAGGAAATCTGCAAATGAACCCATTAATGTTGTCTCCATTCTTTAATCCAAAGTGGATGTCCAAAACACCAGTATcataaatacaaattttataaaataaaaagaatgcaTCATATGAATTATGTATCACTATGTATCACGACCTTGATTTCAAATGATATAATGGATATTGCTCGGAAAGTCGAGTAAAGGCGTTctgtttctattttaaaaaagattttggaactccaaactttatatttataacattttcttataaaaaatataggttTTCCTCTTTTCGTTTTGGTGTTTCCTGTTTTATCAGGTatcgtttccgtgcaacataggatatatatcaaaattcaTAAATGTGTTTGGTAAGGGTAGACCGGCATAGATTGCACATTTACAGGTTAAATCACCAAGATTTCAAGATAAAATGGTATTATAGCCAAATTTAACAGAAAACACCATCATGAACTTTGTTAAAGTAACAAAGATCACCATTGAATGGATGAAAAGGCTCAAACTTATGATTGCTAGATTGACTATACCAATCCTGGGAAAAGAAATTCATAAAAAGCTAAACTGATCACGAGATTACCTTTGCGGACATGATTCACTGCAACAACTTTCCAAACACTGCACAATGCAATTTCGGTTTGGATCCAAGAAGAATGCCATCTGCAGTATTTTAATTGAACATATGTCAAATTATCAATACTTCGACATCCAATCCACCAAAGTAATTACACAGTCAATTTCTTCTTCAATATATCATCTAAATTAAGAAAGTACGGGCACATAGTAAAGGTTATTATAGTTCACAATCTCTGATAGACCGACTGATGAATTGGCAGGTCTAGCTGAGCTGAGTTAAAGATTACTAGGCATGCGAAGAAAGTAAAGATAAAAACCAATAGAAGATTACAGAGTAGCGTTCTTGTCCAGTTGGCATCACTCTGTGCAGTGTGGACCTATAAATGATTTATAGAGCACACAAATTAGGATATAAAAATCTGAAGAATAAAAGAGGAGAGGAACACTTATAAATAGgttgagaaataaattaaatacataaaatattagCTTTCTTAGCCTCCAGAAATCCTTTCAATGTGAAAAGAATGgaatttttattagttattaCCGGAAAAGACAATTAGTCCACCTCTCCATCATGTCCCCAATGTTAACTATGAAGGCCCTGCAAGTTCAAATTCAGAGACATTTATGCAAATGATGAAGCAATCCAACTATTTAGTGAATATGCAAGGAGAGAAATGAATTAGTACAACTAATTATGACAGAAAATTTTACTAACACACTCAACATGTATGAAGCATTCCACTTTATAAGATTCATCTATGGCACCGACCTCACTTATTTGACAGGAAAAAACCAGTGGAGCTGGCTTAATGATTTAATCTTTTTTCAGGTTTATTATACttcccaaaatattaaaaatagtgCAATCATGGACTTACCCATCCATATGTAGCACATCTTCCCAGGTTTGTGTTTCGCTGAATTTTTCTCGACAAACCTATCGTCATTGAGAAACCAAATCAGATGGCCATAAAGTTAGAGCTTGCAGTTATGAAGAGCAACTATAGCAGTAAGTATCAGGaaattaaaaagggaaaaagagAGAATAAACTAAAAGTACACATGCCTGAAGTCCTGGCACACCATCAGTCACCAGAAGAGTGATCATTCCATAGTCTGAATGTGCTGAAGCACCAAATATTTCTTCCTCAGAATACCCAAGTTCACCTGAAGTTAGAGAGAGTACTGATTTAACAAGTTCATAGCCTACAACGTTAACTGCTAGATCAATTGGGGCTAATTTAAGATCCTAATTTCCTCAAACCACAACAATTAAGCCTTGTTCAGattccgacaaaaaaaaaaggcttGTTCGGATCAAAACCTTGAAATCTACTAGGTCGTGAAACTACCTTAGAAAATGATAGGGATACCGGAATGAGACAGATGGCTTCCTATGATTCCAGATTTCTTTTGCTAAAAGTGACCATCTTAAATGAAAAACTACAaggataattttattagaaaacTGGCATGAAAAGATGGGCATATAATTGACTAGTATTCTTCTACAAATAAGTGCATTTTCATAAAATCGAAAATACCGCAGAGAAAACTAGATCACCATCTAACAATAATTTACAGCCTTAAACGCCTGCTACAGCATCTGATCCCAGCAGTGCTGTTCAGTTATTACAtcaagaaagagaaaaagaaacaaTAATCTATGAAGCACCGACACTCCTCCGGAGTGCCGTATTTAGGGGGACACGCCGGGGATACGTACCCGACACGCCACGTGGCATGTCCCCGTACCTTTGACTGGTCAAAGAGGGGGACACGCCGGGGACACGCCGGGGACACTTCGGGGACACTTCGGGGGGACACTTCTAGTggtatttagttgattttaagtCTTTTTTTAGTATGAGTTTTTAATAAGAAATTTAACTAAATGGGCCCAAACCCAAATACAATTAGATAGTAAGtgaaactaaaccctatttttaatttaaaaaaaaaacacagcgGTAACCTCCTTTTAATTATTCAACtaatttacatattaattatGCATCTTATAACATAAGATTCATTGTTTTTGCATCTTGAAAGCTTATATAtgactaaatatatattttaaaaaaaataaaaaaattgccgtGTCCCCGCCGTACCCGTAtcctatttttttctaaaatgccGTTCCCCGTACCCGTACCCGTACCTGTATCGGTGCTTCATAGACAATAATGCAAAAGGGGCCTCACCTGGATAATGTAACAGACGAAGATAGCCTTCTGGTTCATATAAAGCTCCTACTTTGTCAAAGTAATCTTCATCCAAGTTCAGAGCCAGAGCAATCAACGAGATTAGTCTTTTCCCAGAAGATCTAGGGCATCATCAAACAACAAATAAAATGCACTATTTATATCCGTACATTAATATCAGGCTTTGAGCATACTTGGCTATGTCACAAAATAATCATCCAAGTATCCAATAAAAGCTGGTTATGCTGCACAGTGTTATCCTTCCCAGAACTCAACCAATAAAAAATTCCCTCTTGTTTAATgaacaattaattttaaactcctaactaaaaaaaaatcaatgaatTGTATTAGATGAGACACAGAAAAACTTACATAACGCTGTTATAATAAGCCTCCATTATAAGTCTCCAAGAAGGGAGAATTTCTGAAAATTTCCTAGCCAAAAGCAAAATAACCTAAGTAATCATCATCGCCATGTTTATACCGAAAAACATTCACAATAACTAACATCTCCAACAAAAAatatcatcatttttttatttaaaaaaaaaaaaccaaatcacTCGTCATGCACAATACCTTTCGAAGGCCACTGGTTAACGTCATCATTAACCAAACGACCAATGTAGAAGCTTTCTTTAGAATCACCTGCTTACATTATATCCCAATCATACAACTAAAGCTAGCAAAAcaatatattgataataattgataaataaagaTATAACAGTACagttgaatt
Coding sequences within it:
- the LOC126676766 gene encoding 2-oxoglutarate-Fe(II) type oxidoreductase hxnY-like, with the translated sequence MKEAAKLPVIDLSSPDHNSTANSIRQACVEYGFFYLINHGVETDLIAKAFDESYKFFSLPLNEKMKLLRKEHRGYTPLFAENLDVSSLNSKGDSKESFYIGRLVNDDVNQWPSKEILPSWRLIMEAYYNSVISSGKRLISLIALALNLDEDYFDKVGALYEPEGYLRLLHYPGELGYSEEEIFGASAHSDYGMITLLVTDGVPGLQVCREKFSETQTWEDVLHMDGAFIVNIGDMMERWTNCLFRSTLHRVMPTGQERYSMAFFLDPNRNCIVQCLESCCSESCPQRFPPIRSGDYLKERLRLTYGS